A region from the Populus trichocarpa isolate Nisqually-1 chromosome 18, P.trichocarpa_v4.1, whole genome shotgun sequence genome encodes:
- the LOC7476077 gene encoding uncharacterized protein LOC7476077 isoform X1, which yields MRNAFVYLKRHRQLSLLSNGTASTIIRNFTSQRNQFPHQKSFSTAHTSVHGGRPSAEYAKLRKESLESEFKQALSYSSKKDSIIYRFGPLLALYRATIISFHVLKLTAWQLFVHDIKKRAVKFRETLIRLGPFYVKLGQALSTRPDILPTVYCQELAKLQDQIPPFSTHVAIKSIESQLGRPITQIFADISPKPIAAASLGQVYKAHLHSGELVAVKVQRPGMHLLLTLDALLFRMVGGQLKRFAKARKDLLVAVNEMVRHMFDEIDYILEGKNAERFASLYGNDPKSRQNATIGNAVKNEKENCIKVPKIYWEFTRKAVLTMEWIDGIKLTDQAALERACLNRRKLIDLGLYCSLRQLLEEGFFHADPHPGNLVATDSGSLAYFDFGMMGDIPRHYRVGLIQVLVHFVNRDSLGLANDFLSLGFIPEGIDIQSVSDALQASFGDGTRHSRDFEAILNQLYDVMYEFNFSLPPDYALVIRALGSLEGTAKLLDSNFKVVEKAYPFVIGRLLADSNPDMRRILRELLICNDGSIRWNRLERLGEAISEQASDSTEESPDSEGNSSDPLGWKSFDMRSVVNATEDLLLFILSEKGGRVRVFLLRDVIKAADVFLQDEAGVLNEKPEAREASDSEVNATHTRVAKGFHYLRQAVKLAPELWTAMLIRMALKPEVHRFSFDIISALIMHFSHKLPETFWICMSRHLHKLVRNHTSDEL from the exons ATGAGGAATGCCTTTGTCTATCTCAAGCGTCACCGCCaactctctcttctctccaaTGGCACTGCCTCCACAATCATCCGAAATTTCACTTCCCAGCGCAATCAATTTCCGCATCAAAAATC GTTTTCTACGGCGCATACGAGTGTACACGGCGGAAGGCCGTCGGCGGAGTATGCGAAACTGAGGAAAGAATCACTGGAAAGTGAATTTAAACAAGCTCTTAGTTATAGCTCtaaaaaagattcaataatTTATAGATTCGGTCCCCTTTTAGCTTTATATAGAGCAACTATCATTTCCtttcatgttttgaaacttACCGCCTGGCAGTTGTTCGTACACGACATCAAAAAACGTGCTGTTAAG TTTCGTGAAACTTTGATCCGCTTGGGACCTTTTTACGTCAAG CTTGGACAGGCTCTGAGCACTAGACCAGATATATTGCCGACTGTGTATTGTCAAGAGCTTGCTAAACTACAG GATCAAATTCCACCATTTTCAACTCATGTTGCAATTAAATCAATTGAATCCCAGCTGGGTCGCCCTATCACACAAATATTTGCTGACATAAGTCCAAAGCCTATTGCTGCAGCGTCTTTGGGACAGGTGTATAAAG CTCATCTGCATTCTGGTGAACTCGTAGCTGTTAAAGTGCAGAGACCTGGTATGcatcttttattaactcttgATGCCCTGTTATTCCGCATGGTTGGCGGCCAATTAAAGCGTTTTGCAAAGGCACGCAAGGATCTATTAGTAGCAGTGAATGAGATG GTCAGGCACatgtttgatgaaattgattacATCCTGGAGGGGAAAAATGCTGAACGCTTTGCTTCTCTATATG GTAATGATCCAAAAAGTCGTCAAAATGCTACAATTGGTAATGCTGtgaaaaatgagaaagaaaattgcATTAAAGTTCCTAAAATATATTGGGAATTCACTCGCAAGGCTGTTCTTACAATGGAATGGATAGATGGAATCAAACTAACTGATCAAGCTGCCCTGGAGAGGGCATGTTTGAACAGAAGGAAGCTGATTGACCTG GGATTATACTGCTCTTTGAGGCAGTTGCTTGAGGAGGGCTTTTTCCATGCTGATCCTCATCCAGGGAACCTTGTTGCTACTGACAGCGGCTCTCTTGCATATTTTGACTTTGGAATGATGGGGGATATTCCTCGCCATTACCGTGTGGGACTTATTCAAGTG CTTGTGCACTTTGTTAATCGTGACTCTCTGGGTTTGGcaaatgattttctttctttgggaTTTATTCCTGAAGGGATTGACATACAATCAGTTTCAGATGCACTGCAAGCATCCTTTGGTGATGGGACAAGACATTCTCGAGATTTTGAG GCCATATTGAACCAACTATATGATGTTATGTATGAATTCAACTTCTCACTTCCCCCAGACTATGCTCTGGTGATAAGAGCACTTGGATCACTTGAAGGCACAGCAAAACTTCTGGACTCTAATTTCAAAGTTGTTGAAAAAGCATATCCCTTTGTAATAGGGAGGCTTTTGGCAGACTCAAATCCTGATATGAGAAGAATTTTGAGAGAACTTCTCATCTGCAATGATGGATCTATAAGATGGAATCGGCTAGAGCGCCTG GGGGAAGCAATATCTGAACAAGCTTCAGACTCAACTGAAGAGTCCCCTGATTCTGAAGGAAATTCTTCAGATCCGCTGGGATGGAAATCATTTGACATGCGTTCTGTTGTTAATGCCACAGAAGATCTTTTGCTATTCATTCTATCTGAAAAAGGTGGCAGGGTGCGCGTTTTTCTTCTCCGTGATGTGATTAAAGCGGCAGATGTTTTTCTACAGGATGAAGCTGGCGTGTTAAATGAGAAACCTGAAGCAAGAGAGGCGTCAGACTCTGAG GTAAATGCCACGCACACGAGAGTTGCCAAGGGTTTTCACTATCTACGTCAAGCAGTAAAGCTGGCCCCAGAGTTGTGGACCGCAATGCTTATACGCATGGCATTGAAGCCTGAGGTTCATAGATTTTCCTTTGACATCATTTCAGCATTAATTATGCACTTCAGCCATAAACTTCCTGAAACTTTTTGGATTTGTATGTCTAGACATCTCCACAAGTTGGTGAGAAACCACACGTCTGATGAACTATAA
- the LOC7465446 gene encoding protein ENHANCED DISEASE RESISTANCE 2, producing MPKKSPNTEKRIPTERDRGWEREIALKNIMHPTKQKHRSSGPESTTSRSSSTPGWITESINGGSLRHVDLHTGVNGWASPPGDLFSLRSKNYFIKKQKSPSGDYLLSPAGMDWLKSSTKLDNVLARPDNRVANALKKAQSQNKSLKSFIFAINLQVPGKDQHSAVFYFASEDPLPSDSLLYRFINGDDAFRNQRFKIVNRIEKGPWVVKKTVGNYSACLLGKALNINYHRGGNYFEIDVDVGSSKIAAAILHLALGYTAHVTIDMGFVVEAQTEEELPERLIGAIRVCQMEMSTARVVDSPSTGLARGSGFAKVEHHLSGDEEED from the coding sequence ATGCCAAAAAAGAGTCCCAACACAGAGAAAAGAATTCCTACGGAGAGAGATAGGGGGTGGGAGAGAGAGATAGCcttaaaaaacatcatgcacCCAACCAAACAGAAACACCGGAGCTCCGGTCCGGAATCAACAACCTCCAGATCATCATCAACACCCGGTTGGATCACCGAATCGATCAACGGTGGATCACTTCGCCACGTGGACTTACACACTGGTGTTAACGGATGGGCGTCACCGCCAGGTGATCTTTTCTCTCTCCGTTCAAAAAATTACTTCATCAAAAAACAGAAATCCCCCTCCGGCGACTACCTACTCTCACCCGCCGGTATGGACTGGCTCAAATCGAGCACAAAACTCGACAACGTACTCGCTCGTCCAGATAATCGCGTGGCAAACGCCTTAAAGAAAGCACAATCCCAAAATAAGTCCCTCAAGTCCTTCATTTTTGCTATCAACCTTCAAGTCCCCGGTAAAGACCAACACAGCGCCGTTTTCTACTTCGCATCGGAAGATCCTCTACCGTCCGATTCCCTCCTATATAGATTCATCAACGGCGATGATGCATTTCGGAATCAACGGTTCAAGATCGTGAACCGGATTGAAAAGGGTCCATGGGTGGTGAAAAAAACGGTAGGAAATTACAGCGCGTGTTTATTAGGTAAAGCGTTAAATATTAATTACCATAGGGGTGGGAATTATTTCGagattgatgttgatgttggCAGCTCGAAAATTGCTGCGGCAATTTTGCATCTCGCATTGGGGTACACGGCGCATGTCACCATCGATATGGGGTTTGTCGTGGAGGCGCAGACGGAGGAGGAGTTGCCGGAGAGGTTGATTGGGGCAATCAGGGTTTGTCAGATGGAAATGTCGACGGCGCGTGTTGTTGATTCCCCGTCGACGGGTTTGGCGCGTGGGTCGGGGTTTGCTAAGGTGGAGCATCATTTGTCAGGCGATGAAGAGGAGGATTGA
- the LOC7476077 gene encoding uncharacterized protein LOC7476077 isoform X2 — protein sequence MRNAFVYLKRHRQLSLLSNGTASTIIRNFTSQRNQFPHQKSFSTAHTSVHGGRPSAEYAKLRKESLESEFKQALSYSSKKDSIIYRFGPLLALYRATIISFHVLKLTAWQLFVHDIKKRAVKLGQALSTRPDILPTVYCQELAKLQDQIPPFSTHVAIKSIESQLGRPITQIFADISPKPIAAASLGQVYKAHLHSGELVAVKVQRPGMHLLLTLDALLFRMVGGQLKRFAKARKDLLVAVNEMVRHMFDEIDYILEGKNAERFASLYGNDPKSRQNATIGNAVKNEKENCIKVPKIYWEFTRKAVLTMEWIDGIKLTDQAALERACLNRRKLIDLGLYCSLRQLLEEGFFHADPHPGNLVATDSGSLAYFDFGMMGDIPRHYRVGLIQVLVHFVNRDSLGLANDFLSLGFIPEGIDIQSVSDALQASFGDGTRHSRDFEAILNQLYDVMYEFNFSLPPDYALVIRALGSLEGTAKLLDSNFKVVEKAYPFVIGRLLADSNPDMRRILRELLICNDGSIRWNRLERLGEAISEQASDSTEESPDSEGNSSDPLGWKSFDMRSVVNATEDLLLFILSEKGGRVRVFLLRDVIKAADVFLQDEAGVLNEKPEAREASDSEVNATHTRVAKGFHYLRQAVKLAPELWTAMLIRMALKPEVHRFSFDIISALIMHFSHKLPETFWICMSRHLHKLVRNHTSDEL from the exons ATGAGGAATGCCTTTGTCTATCTCAAGCGTCACCGCCaactctctcttctctccaaTGGCACTGCCTCCACAATCATCCGAAATTTCACTTCCCAGCGCAATCAATTTCCGCATCAAAAATC GTTTTCTACGGCGCATACGAGTGTACACGGCGGAAGGCCGTCGGCGGAGTATGCGAAACTGAGGAAAGAATCACTGGAAAGTGAATTTAAACAAGCTCTTAGTTATAGCTCtaaaaaagattcaataatTTATAGATTCGGTCCCCTTTTAGCTTTATATAGAGCAACTATCATTTCCtttcatgttttgaaacttACCGCCTGGCAGTTGTTCGTACACGACATCAAAAAACGTGCTGTTAAG CTTGGACAGGCTCTGAGCACTAGACCAGATATATTGCCGACTGTGTATTGTCAAGAGCTTGCTAAACTACAG GATCAAATTCCACCATTTTCAACTCATGTTGCAATTAAATCAATTGAATCCCAGCTGGGTCGCCCTATCACACAAATATTTGCTGACATAAGTCCAAAGCCTATTGCTGCAGCGTCTTTGGGACAGGTGTATAAAG CTCATCTGCATTCTGGTGAACTCGTAGCTGTTAAAGTGCAGAGACCTGGTATGcatcttttattaactcttgATGCCCTGTTATTCCGCATGGTTGGCGGCCAATTAAAGCGTTTTGCAAAGGCACGCAAGGATCTATTAGTAGCAGTGAATGAGATG GTCAGGCACatgtttgatgaaattgattacATCCTGGAGGGGAAAAATGCTGAACGCTTTGCTTCTCTATATG GTAATGATCCAAAAAGTCGTCAAAATGCTACAATTGGTAATGCTGtgaaaaatgagaaagaaaattgcATTAAAGTTCCTAAAATATATTGGGAATTCACTCGCAAGGCTGTTCTTACAATGGAATGGATAGATGGAATCAAACTAACTGATCAAGCTGCCCTGGAGAGGGCATGTTTGAACAGAAGGAAGCTGATTGACCTG GGATTATACTGCTCTTTGAGGCAGTTGCTTGAGGAGGGCTTTTTCCATGCTGATCCTCATCCAGGGAACCTTGTTGCTACTGACAGCGGCTCTCTTGCATATTTTGACTTTGGAATGATGGGGGATATTCCTCGCCATTACCGTGTGGGACTTATTCAAGTG CTTGTGCACTTTGTTAATCGTGACTCTCTGGGTTTGGcaaatgattttctttctttgggaTTTATTCCTGAAGGGATTGACATACAATCAGTTTCAGATGCACTGCAAGCATCCTTTGGTGATGGGACAAGACATTCTCGAGATTTTGAG GCCATATTGAACCAACTATATGATGTTATGTATGAATTCAACTTCTCACTTCCCCCAGACTATGCTCTGGTGATAAGAGCACTTGGATCACTTGAAGGCACAGCAAAACTTCTGGACTCTAATTTCAAAGTTGTTGAAAAAGCATATCCCTTTGTAATAGGGAGGCTTTTGGCAGACTCAAATCCTGATATGAGAAGAATTTTGAGAGAACTTCTCATCTGCAATGATGGATCTATAAGATGGAATCGGCTAGAGCGCCTG GGGGAAGCAATATCTGAACAAGCTTCAGACTCAACTGAAGAGTCCCCTGATTCTGAAGGAAATTCTTCAGATCCGCTGGGATGGAAATCATTTGACATGCGTTCTGTTGTTAATGCCACAGAAGATCTTTTGCTATTCATTCTATCTGAAAAAGGTGGCAGGGTGCGCGTTTTTCTTCTCCGTGATGTGATTAAAGCGGCAGATGTTTTTCTACAGGATGAAGCTGGCGTGTTAAATGAGAAACCTGAAGCAAGAGAGGCGTCAGACTCTGAG GTAAATGCCACGCACACGAGAGTTGCCAAGGGTTTTCACTATCTACGTCAAGCAGTAAAGCTGGCCCCAGAGTTGTGGACCGCAATGCTTATACGCATGGCATTGAAGCCTGAGGTTCATAGATTTTCCTTTGACATCATTTCAGCATTAATTATGCACTTCAGCCATAAACTTCCTGAAACTTTTTGGATTTGTATGTCTAGACATCTCCACAAGTTGGTGAGAAACCACACGTCTGATGAACTATAA
- the LOC18107519 gene encoding uncharacterized protein LOC18107519 produces MAKDTMPRPWFLDLVPLMVVLLAVAHVLALAYWIYRLATEKQPQRNKRH; encoded by the exons ATGGCGAAAGACACAATGCCACGTCCATGGTTTCTCGATTTAGTACCTCTCATGGTTGTTCTCCTCGCCGTAGCCCATGTTCTTGCTTTG gctTATTGGATTTACAGATTAGCCACTGAGAAACAGCCCCAGAGAAATAAGAGACATTGA